A portion of the Treponema rectale genome contains these proteins:
- a CDS encoding double zinc ribbon domain-containing protein yields the protein MAEKKKAKYFCENCNSEVAWNARFCPKCGKFFAAVRCPECGHVGSHRDFKTGCPKCHYTFDGDTSVHHVNADGTKGRPRLSFKSRRRIKGAFDTYNSRRRHEEDSAPSWLFIPFLAVLLGIFVFIFFKCQ from the coding sequence ATGGCCGAAAAAAAGAAAGCTAAATATTTTTGCGAGAACTGTAACTCTGAGGTTGCCTGGAATGCCCGTTTCTGTCCAAAGTGCGGAAAATTCTTTGCAGCCGTACGCTGTCCTGAATGCGGTCATGTAGGTTCACACAGGGATTTTAAAACCGGCTGTCCTAAATGTCATTATACTTTTGACGGGGATACTTCTGTTCATCATGTGAATGCTGACGGTACTAAAGGCAGGCCGCGTCTTTCTTTTAAGTCCCGCAGGCGCATAAAGGGAGCTTTTGACACTTACAACAGCAGGAGACGTCACGAGGAAGACAGTGCCCCTTCATGGCTTTTTATTCCTTTTCTTGCCGTTCTCCTGGGAATTTTTGTCTTTATTTTCTTTAAATGCCAGTAA
- the rpsD gene encoding 30S ribosomal protein S4 — protein MATRRGPRFKECRRLGVNVCGHPKAMNRANAPAFKKKHKISEYGLQLIEKQKIKAYYGILERQLRRYYALALKKEGKTGEELIRMLETRLDNIVYRAGFASSIRMARQMVTHRHFTVNGKKINIPSFEVPVGSEICLVEKDRKNPQFKKCFLELNKAPLEYIQRNEESFSAKLVSYPERKKIPVEINDQLVVEFYSK, from the coding sequence ATGGCAACAAGAAGAGGCCCTCGGTTCAAGGAATGCAGACGGCTTGGGGTAAATGTGTGCGGACACCCTAAAGCAATGAACCGTGCAAACGCACCGGCTTTTAAGAAAAAGCACAAAATCTCAGAATACGGACTTCAGCTTATCGAAAAGCAGAAAATCAAAGCCTACTATGGAATTCTCGAACGCCAGCTCAGAAGATACTATGCCCTGGCCTTAAAAAAAGAGGGGAAAACCGGCGAAGAACTTATCCGCATGCTTGAAACAAGACTGGACAACATTGTATACAGGGCAGGGTTTGCTTCATCAATACGCATGGCACGACAGATGGTTACCCACAGACACTTTACTGTTAACGGAAAGAAAATAAACATTCCTTCTTTTGAAGTACCGGTGGGATCAGAAATCTGCCTTGTAGAAAAAGACAGAAAAAATCCGCAGTTTAAAAAATGCTTTCTGGAACTGAACAAAGCTCCTCTGGAATACATTCAGAGAAATGAAGAAAGCTTCAGTGCAAAACTTGTTTCTTATCCGGAAAGAAAAAAAATACCGGTAGAAATCAATGACCAGCTGGTTGTTGAATTCTATTCAAAATAA
- the mfd gene encoding transcription-repair coupling factor: MKNTLKANSLLSLIRAWKDFHQAVISAADTEGTSAPLQDIYGLKGALPAFFTGEFISRTIVNTIHTEQFEGRTFSTQKDFIVITASQKEADEFETDLHSAAGDSIEIIKFPWWGTIPYRSISKRSAVFGERESVLAKLSAKNPRGCLPRVFIIPQRSLVTPVPPPEYTKKQIIRIKKGQTLDMEEFAKKLTEQGYLRVNRVSMKGEFALRGEVLDLYMCGEKTAHRIVFDFDTVEQIKTFEPETQTSKENLDFLIVYPLKEVVWNDELTGRLEKILEQEDSDGIINDFAAWDTNRKNGKIQNNGEPENAGEEDPSASATDRFSSKTVHLALTEEGRAEKERLLTELSVNLESEGEELFYGVLFDRLYSVLDYIDGQTPVFCLDYDRLLNAVQLLENEYSVSYRTARQNFPVLMPKYMLLDFNSLIAGHEKTIRFRSLENTDEKSELNSCTIKCEAAVSFFGNINYFKEQLSFWQNENFRVFIYADNPNQALRINEIVKEYSVEIIPECISEGFSVTDEKIVVIQENEIFGRRQNTPKSIRKAKSKVIDTFVELNPGDYIVHVNYGIGLFQGIERVKSMGTERDYIKLLYADDETAFVPIEQVNLVQRYIGSENEKPRLDRIGSKSWSARKSKVQQKVEEIAEKLIDLYSKRKASQGFAFPKDNEWNAAFEAAFPYEDTPDQYTATQEIKADMERPVPMDRLVCGDVGYGKTEIAMRAAFKAVMGGKQVAFLAPTTILAEQHYENCVERFKNFPVKIAQLSRFISPAEQKKTIEKLKKGEIDILVGTHKILQKTIQYRDLGLLIIDEEQRFGVKDKEKLKEMKHNVDCLAMSATPIPRTLHMSLLKIRDMSLLTTPPQNRQSVETVIEAFNDERIANAIRREVARGGQVFFLHNRVETLLETRKKLEKIVPEMIIDTAHGQMTSEQLDDIFRRFKMGGFNVLVATTIIENGIDIPNVNTIIIDRADMYGISQLYQLRGRVGRCDKKAYAYLLYPENKSLSEVAMKRLQVISDFTELGSGFKIAMKDMEIRGAGNLLGKDQSGEVYAVGFEMYLNLLNSAIERLTQSDWSEKQDVLLELEYTGFIPDTYISDAQTKMELYKKIAAIQTEEELNGIYEEMSDRFGPVPDEAASLLSLAQIRILCVKLGILSLKEKRGNVEAVFSPKTKVSIDRLLSLVKSSAGRIKLDPVHPNSLFMKTDSIDLKVKGDFIREKLQSLTGK; the protein is encoded by the coding sequence ATGAAGAATACATTAAAAGCAAATTCACTACTTTCTCTTATCAGGGCATGGAAAGATTTTCATCAGGCTGTAATTTCTGCAGCAGATACGGAAGGAACTTCAGCTCCTTTGCAGGACATATACGGCTTAAAAGGCGCCTTACCGGCATTTTTTACCGGAGAATTCATCAGCCGGACCATAGTAAACACAATTCATACAGAACAGTTTGAAGGCAGAACTTTTTCTACACAGAAAGATTTTATCGTAATCACGGCCAGCCAGAAAGAAGCGGATGAATTTGAAACAGACCTGCATTCTGCTGCAGGAGATTCCATAGAAATAATAAAGTTTCCATGGTGGGGAACAATTCCATACAGAAGCATTTCAAAACGAAGTGCCGTATTCGGAGAGAGGGAAAGCGTACTTGCAAAACTTTCAGCAAAAAACCCGCGGGGATGCCTTCCGAGAGTATTCATAATTCCCCAGAGATCTCTTGTAACTCCTGTTCCACCTCCGGAATATACAAAAAAGCAGATTATCCGTATAAAAAAAGGCCAGACCCTTGATATGGAAGAGTTTGCAAAAAAACTGACAGAACAGGGATATTTACGGGTAAACAGAGTCAGCATGAAAGGCGAATTTGCCCTGAGGGGAGAAGTTCTTGACCTTTACATGTGCGGTGAAAAAACAGCCCACAGAATTGTCTTTGATTTTGATACTGTTGAACAGATAAAGACTTTTGAGCCTGAAACCCAGACTTCAAAAGAAAACCTGGATTTTCTTATCGTATACCCCCTTAAGGAAGTGGTCTGGAACGATGAACTGACAGGACGTTTAGAAAAAATTCTTGAACAGGAAGATTCAGACGGAATCATTAATGATTTTGCAGCTTGGGATACAAACCGTAAGAACGGAAAAATTCAGAATAACGGAGAACCGGAAAATGCAGGAGAAGAAGACCCTTCCGCTTCTGCAACAGACAGATTCAGCTCAAAAACAGTACATCTTGCCCTTACGGAAGAAGGAAGGGCAGAAAAAGAACGGCTTTTAACGGAACTGAGCGTAAACCTTGAAAGCGAAGGAGAAGAGCTTTTCTACGGAGTACTTTTTGACAGGCTTTATTCAGTTCTGGATTATATAGACGGACAGACTCCGGTTTTCTGCCTTGACTATGACAGGCTCCTTAACGCGGTGCAGCTGCTCGAAAATGAATATTCAGTTTCTTACAGAACTGCAAGACAGAACTTTCCGGTCCTCATGCCGAAATACATGCTTCTGGATTTTAATTCACTTATTGCAGGGCACGAAAAAACAATCAGATTCAGAAGTCTGGAAAATACTGATGAAAAATCAGAGCTTAATTCCTGCACAATTAAATGTGAGGCAGCAGTCAGCTTTTTCGGCAACATCAATTATTTTAAAGAGCAGCTTTCTTTCTGGCAGAACGAAAACTTCAGGGTATTCATCTATGCCGACAATCCCAATCAGGCTCTGCGCATAAACGAAATCGTAAAGGAATACAGCGTAGAAATAATTCCAGAGTGCATTTCGGAAGGTTTTTCCGTTACTGATGAAAAAATTGTCGTAATACAGGAAAACGAAATTTTCGGACGGCGGCAGAATACTCCTAAGTCAATCCGCAAGGCAAAATCCAAAGTAATCGATACTTTTGTTGAACTTAATCCCGGCGACTACATTGTACACGTAAATTACGGAATAGGACTTTTCCAGGGAATTGAGCGGGTTAAGTCCATGGGAACGGAAAGGGACTACATCAAGCTGCTCTATGCAGACGACGAAACCGCTTTTGTTCCTATTGAACAGGTAAATCTTGTTCAGCGGTACATAGGAAGTGAAAACGAAAAACCCCGGCTGGACAGAATCGGTTCAAAAAGCTGGAGCGCAAGAAAATCAAAGGTTCAGCAGAAAGTTGAAGAAATTGCAGAAAAACTCATCGACCTTTATTCAAAAAGAAAGGCTTCCCAGGGCTTTGCATTTCCTAAAGACAATGAATGGAACGCAGCTTTTGAAGCAGCCTTTCCATATGAAGACACCCCTGATCAGTATACGGCTACACAGGAAATAAAGGCTGACATGGAACGACCTGTACCGATGGACAGACTTGTCTGCGGTGATGTCGGTTACGGTAAAACAGAAATCGCCATGAGGGCTGCATTTAAAGCCGTAATGGGCGGAAAGCAGGTTGCATTTCTTGCTCCTACAACAATTCTTGCAGAACAGCACTATGAAAACTGCGTAGAAAGATTCAAAAACTTTCCGGTTAAGATTGCACAGCTGTCAAGATTCATAAGCCCTGCGGAACAGAAAAAAACGATAGAAAAACTCAAGAAAGGAGAAATTGACATTCTTGTCGGAACCCATAAGATTCTGCAGAAAACAATTCAGTACAGGGATCTTGGACTTCTGATAATAGACGAAGAGCAGAGATTCGGCGTAAAGGACAAAGAAAAACTCAAGGAAATGAAGCACAACGTTGACTGTCTTGCCATGAGTGCGACACCGATTCCCCGTACGCTTCACATGAGCCTTCTGAAAATCAGGGACATGAGCCTTCTTACCACACCGCCCCAGAACAGGCAGAGTGTAGAAACAGTAATAGAAGCCTTTAACGACGAAAGAATCGCAAATGCAATAAGAAGGGAAGTTGCAAGGGGTGGACAGGTATTCTTCCTGCATAACAGGGTAGAGACTCTTCTTGAAACCAGAAAAAAACTTGAAAAAATCGTTCCTGAAATGATTATAGACACGGCCCACGGACAGATGACCAGTGAACAGCTTGATGACATTTTCAGACGTTTCAAGATGGGCGGCTTCAACGTTCTGGTTGCTACGACAATAATCGAAAACGGAATCGATATTCCAAACGTAAACACCATAATCATAGACAGGGCTGACATGTACGGAATCAGCCAGCTTTATCAGTTAAGGGGACGTGTAGGCCGGTGCGACAAAAAGGCATATGCATACCTGCTGTATCCAGAAAACAAGTCCCTGAGTGAAGTTGCAATGAAAAGGCTTCAGGTAATCTCAGACTTTACGGAACTGGGCTCAGGCTTCAAGATTGCCATGAAAGACATGGAAATCCGCGGGGCAGGAAACCTTCTGGGAAAAGACCAGAGCGGAGAAGTATATGCAGTCGGTTTTGAAATGTACCTTAACCTCCTTAACTCCGCAATCGAACGGCTTACCCAGTCTGACTGGAGCGAAAAACAGGACGTTCTTCTTGAACTTGAATACACGGGCTTCATTCCTGACACTTACATAAGTGATGCCCAGACAAAAATGGAGTTGTACAAGAAAATTGCCGCAATTCAGACAGAAGAGGAACTTAACGGCATTTATGAAGAAATGTCCGACAGATTCGGGCCGGTACCTGATGAAGCCGCCAGTCTTTTAAGCCTTGCTCAGATAAGGATACTCTGCGTAAAACTTGGAATTCTCTCGCTAAAAGAAAAGAGGGGCAATGTGGAAGCAGTATTCAGTCCGAAAACAAAAGTAAGCATAGACAGACTGCTTTCTCTTGTAAAATCCAGTGCAGGCCGTATAAAGCTGGATCCTGTGCATCCAAACAGCCTGTTCATGAAAACAGATTCAATAGACTTAAAGGTCAAGGGAGACTTTATAAGGGAAAAACTCCAGAGCCTGACTGGAAAATAA
- a CDS encoding MATE family efflux transporter, with translation MASTFDLSKILKTNPVLTLRQQVSYTVKLSIPGIIAQISSIIMQYIDASMAGRLGPDASAAIGLTASSTWVLGSLSNALCLGFTVQVSHATGAGNKEDAKKTFFNSILTCLAFSFLLAAVSAAISYRLPFWLGSSSAINTDASWYFLIFGLSTPLFITVYLMSGMLQCSGNMKLPAIMNALMCFMDIAFNWLFIFKLKLGVKGAALGTAASAFVTAAGLFYYTVFKNEYLKLNNRKVMIIKLSVIKKAVRIALPVGLESTAFTGALVIVARMIAPLGSTALAANSFATTAEALCYMPGYGVQESAITLVGQSTGAKREDLTKSFSVITLLLGVSLMSLAAVVMWFACPLVFSFLTPDKAIQELSIKVLRIELFCEPFYAAAIVSSGALRGKGDTFIPGLMALFSLWVVRLGLSALLITDYELTGIWIAMTAELCFRGIILMLRLFCFKKKEGDDQ, from the coding sequence ATGGCTTCGACATTTGATCTATCTAAAATACTAAAAACAAATCCAGTTCTCACTTTAAGGCAGCAGGTTTCCTATACAGTAAAACTAAGTATTCCGGGAATCATTGCCCAGATCAGTTCAATAATCATGCAGTACATAGACGCTTCCATGGCAGGAAGACTTGGTCCGGATGCTTCTGCCGCCATTGGACTTACTGCATCTTCTACATGGGTTTTAGGCAGCCTGTCAAATGCACTGTGTCTTGGTTTTACAGTTCAGGTTTCTCATGCTACAGGAGCAGGAAATAAAGAAGATGCAAAAAAAACTTTCTTTAACTCTATTCTTACCTGTCTTGCTTTTTCCTTTTTACTGGCCGCTGTTTCTGCAGCCATAAGTTACAGACTGCCTTTCTGGCTCGGGTCTTCTTCTGCAATTAATACTGATGCCTCCTGGTATTTTTTAATTTTTGGTCTTTCTACGCCGCTGTTCATAACCGTATACCTTATGAGCGGAATGCTGCAGTGTTCCGGTAACATGAAACTGCCAGCCATAATGAATGCCCTCATGTGTTTTATGGATATTGCCTTTAACTGGCTGTTTATATTCAAGCTTAAGCTTGGAGTTAAAGGCGCTGCACTGGGTACCGCTGCATCAGCTTTTGTAACTGCAGCAGGACTGTTTTATTATACAGTATTCAAAAATGAATACCTTAAACTGAACAACAGAAAAGTAATGATAATAAAACTTTCGGTTATAAAAAAAGCAGTAAGAATTGCCCTGCCGGTTGGACTTGAAAGCACGGCTTTTACCGGCGCACTTGTTATTGTAGCAAGAATGATTGCTCCTTTAGGAAGTACGGCTCTTGCTGCAAACTCTTTTGCAACTACAGCGGAAGCCCTGTGCTATATGCCGGGTTATGGAGTTCAGGAATCAGCAATTACCCTTGTAGGCCAGAGTACCGGAGCAAAAAGGGAAGACCTGACAAAATCCTTTTCTGTAATAACGCTGCTCCTTGGAGTAAGCCTGATGAGTCTTGCAGCCGTAGTTATGTGGTTTGCATGTCCACTGGTATTTTCTTTTCTTACTCCTGATAAGGCAATTCAGGAACTTTCCATTAAAGTTCTCCGCATTGAACTTTTTTGTGAACCTTTCTATGCTGCGGCAATTGTAAGTTCCGGAGCATTAAGGGGAAAAGGGGACACCTTTATTCCAGGGCTTATGGCTTTATTCAGTCTGTGGGTGGTAAGGCTGGGGCTGTCTGCACTTCTTATAACAGACTACGAACTGACAGGAATATGGATTGCAATGACTGCCGAGCTCTGTTTCAGGGGAATAATCCTCATGCTCAGGCTTTTCTGTTTTAAGAAAAAAGAAGGGGATGACCAATAA
- a CDS encoding bifunctional diguanylate cyclase/phosphodiesterase, with translation MSDIEYNGKYYYEPPLETQLALQDIKVHTFRYYPQECLMIASDLFAEDFSCKKFFTNTPHSITPLVCPEDANKILNIATEIDAGHDSVSVMVRSTHKNTNYRIKLRVIKKDSSGKALICSGTVENINEYIFSNQLIEALSQDYSCVYYIDLDRDFVKPYRMNPFIKKEYGYSIENLKKYSVVMDMYIKNSVAVDDKDAMTRSSRKEFLIEYLKEKGLYIQDFTAVHNGMPIYCRMKVVRLSEEENIAVMGFADISSEKVRELEKYAYVDPLTNGNNYNYFKQKIIDQNKSGFIVSMDIHAFKIINSVCGIKTGDEILKETWKIISGEIKSGDIAGHINGDYFALFINSSSNKEVIDVLEKIMRELSVLSREKSVPQLLPYFGITRWTPDKKIELCFGEANSAKKSIRDKKNIWYEFYSHEDDAKRIQEKQLEDSFERSLRNNKFEVWYQPKCSPDDNRMIGAEALIRWKQNDGSLISPMTFIPLFERNGMIRQLDEYVFRTVVNQQKKWLSEGRKIVPVSINLSRVSLYYFDIVEIYRRIIEEKDIDPKYIPIEITESAAAGIAEIKQIAEEFHNAGFSLHMDDFGSGYSSLALLNTMHFDTLKLDKSLVDYIGNYGGDRLLDHTIALAKELGMHVTAEGVEKKEQVDFLNNLDCDSIQGFYYSKPLPLEDFEQSLGMVKIVEDMPVVVSRRKKSGVDNLYLETLELLVGSFHKIMKINLTTDSYQIVKIYSAENSRQAGYSQKFSTWISGFADSGNIHADDLKTFRLMTDVNYLKKYFNVKKGSLKLRYRRLTNGEYRWVLLEIIPAKDYEENNQSLMLYVQDINDSYKAVLESQKELEQFCNKDSLTGLYSFHYFNALCHAYKTESSVTDIGVVFCDINGLSMINETRGHKAGNITLCNFAKILENNFGSSNCFRISGDEFIAVIMDTPEDEFIKKASEFRDLLKKDENPAASCGWYWKENAETIEETVEKAEFSMYHDKKNFYSAHPEFREIPEQQNYQDEISTVIQQLAAEYHVLGIINFLDNSFKILKSAMGMDKLFVEAADYDDFIKQYAKQRLRDEYIENFILTANSTTLRKKLKESFSCDIRVVKKDNRLLQWTFVKSQQTEGLPAAAIFYVKDSE, from the coding sequence ATGTCAGATATTGAATACAACGGAAAATACTACTACGAGCCTCCTCTGGAAACACAACTGGCATTACAGGACATAAAAGTCCATACATTCAGGTATTACCCGCAGGAATGCCTGATGATTGCTTCCGACCTTTTTGCGGAGGATTTTTCCTGCAAGAAATTCTTTACAAATACTCCTCATAGTATTACTCCCCTTGTATGCCCTGAAGACGCAAATAAAATACTCAACATTGCAACAGAAATAGATGCCGGACATGATTCAGTCTCAGTTATGGTCCGTTCTACCCATAAAAATACCAACTACCGCATAAAACTGAGAGTCATAAAAAAAGACTCCTCTGGAAAAGCCCTTATATGTTCCGGCACAGTAGAAAACATAAATGAATATATCTTTTCAAACCAGCTTATAGAGGCACTTTCACAGGATTACAGCTGCGTCTATTACATCGACCTGGACAGAGATTTTGTAAAACCCTACAGAATGAATCCTTTTATAAAAAAAGAATACGGCTATTCCATTGAAAACTTAAAAAAATATTCTGTAGTAATGGATATGTACATAAAAAACTCCGTTGCAGTCGATGATAAAGATGCAATGACCAGAAGCTCCAGAAAAGAATTTCTTATTGAATATCTGAAAGAAAAAGGTCTGTACATTCAGGATTTTACGGCTGTACATAACGGAATGCCTATATACTGCAGAATGAAAGTCGTACGGCTTTCTGAAGAAGAAAACATTGCAGTAATGGGATTTGCAGATATTTCCAGCGAAAAAGTCAGGGAACTTGAAAAATATGCCTACGTGGATCCGCTTACAAACGGCAACAACTACAACTATTTTAAACAGAAGATAATAGACCAGAATAAATCCGGCTTCATCGTTTCCATGGACATTCATGCATTCAAGATAATTAATTCTGTATGCGGAATAAAAACTGGAGATGAGATTCTAAAGGAAACCTGGAAAATAATATCCGGCGAAATAAAAAGCGGAGATATTGCAGGTCACATAAACGGGGATTATTTTGCCCTGTTCATAAACTCTTCATCAAACAAAGAAGTAATTGATGTCCTTGAAAAAATAATGCGGGAACTTTCGGTCCTCTCCAGAGAAAAATCCGTGCCGCAGCTTCTTCCTTATTTTGGAATCACAAGATGGACTCCGGATAAAAAAATCGAACTCTGTTTTGGAGAAGCAAACTCTGCAAAAAAATCCATCAGGGATAAAAAGAACATCTGGTATGAATTTTATTCCCATGAAGATGATGCAAAACGCATTCAGGAAAAACAGCTGGAAGATTCTTTTGAACGCTCCCTGAGGAATAATAAATTTGAAGTCTGGTATCAGCCAAAATGCAGTCCTGATGACAACCGCATGATAGGAGCTGAGGCTCTTATACGATGGAAGCAGAATGACGGAAGCCTTATTTCTCCAATGACCTTCATTCCTCTTTTTGAACGGAACGGAATGATAAGGCAGCTTGATGAATATGTTTTCAGAACCGTCGTAAACCAGCAGAAGAAATGGCTTTCTGAAGGAAGAAAGATTGTACCGGTATCCATAAATCTTTCAAGAGTCAGCCTTTATTATTTTGACATTGTTGAAATATACAGACGAATAATAGAAGAAAAAGACATTGATCCTAAATACATTCCTATTGAAATTACAGAAAGTGCCGCAGCAGGAATTGCAGAAATAAAGCAGATTGCAGAAGAATTTCATAACGCCGGATTCTCACTCCATATGGATGACTTCGGGTCAGGATACTCCTCCCTTGCACTGCTCAACACAATGCATTTTGACACCCTCAAGCTGGACAAAAGCCTCGTTGATTATATCGGAAACTACGGTGGAGACAGACTTCTGGATCATACCATTGCACTGGCAAAAGAACTGGGTATGCATGTAACTGCAGAAGGCGTAGAAAAAAAGGAACAGGTTGATTTCTTAAACAATCTTGACTGCGACAGCATTCAGGGATTCTACTATTCAAAGCCTCTTCCCCTTGAAGATTTTGAACAGAGTCTCGGCATGGTAAAAATCGTAGAAGACATGCCGGTGGTTGTATCAAGAAGAAAGAAAAGCGGAGTAGACAACCTTTATCTTGAAACCCTTGAACTTCTTGTAGGCTCGTTTCATAAAATCATGAAAATAAACCTTACGACAGACTCCTATCAGATAGTGAAGATTTACTCTGCTGAAAACAGCAGGCAGGCAGGATATTCACAGAAATTTTCTACATGGATTTCCGGCTTTGCTGATTCAGGAAATATTCATGCAGATGACCTCAAAACCTTCAGGCTGATGACAGACGTAAATTATCTGAAAAAATATTTCAACGTAAAAAAAGGCAGCCTGAAATTAAGGTACAGACGACTTACCAACGGTGAATACAGATGGGTCCTTCTTGAAATAATTCCTGCAAAAGATTATGAAGAGAATAATCAGAGCCTGATGCTTTACGTACAGGACATAAATGATTCTTACAAGGCAGTGCTTGAAAGTCAGAAAGAACTTGAGCAGTTCTGCAACAAGGACTCCCTTACCGGACTTTACAGTTTTCATTATTTTAATGCCCTCTGCCACGCATACAAAACGGAAAGTTCCGTAACAGACATCGGAGTTGTGTTCTGTGACATAAACGGACTTTCAATGATAAACGAAACAAGGGGTCATAAAGCCGGTAACATTACTCTGTGCAATTTTGCTAAAATTCTTGAAAACAATTTTGGAAGTTCAAACTGCTTCAGAATCTCGGGAGATGAATTCATAGCAGTGATTATGGATACTCCGGAAGACGAGTTTATAAAAAAAGCATCAGAATTCAGGGACCTTCTTAAAAAAGATGAAAATCCTGCTGCGTCCTGCGGATGGTACTGGAAGGAAAATGCAGAAACTATTGAAGAGACTGTAGAAAAAGCAGAGTTTTCAATGTACCATGACAAAAAAAATTTTTACAGCGCCCACCCTGAATTCCGGGAGATACCGGAACAGCAGAACTATCAGGATGAAATAAGTACCGTAATACAGCAGCTGGCTGCAGAGTATCATGTTCTGGGAATTATAAATTTTCTTGACAACAGCTTTAAGATTTTAAAATCCGCAATGGGAATGGATAAACTTTTTGTTGAAGCAGCAGATTATGATGATTTTATAAAGCAGTATGCAAAACAGAGGCTCAGGGATGAATATATTGAAAACTTCATTCTTACTGCAAATAGTACAACCCTCAGAAAAAAACTGAAGGAATCCTTTTCCTGTGACATCCGTGTCGTTAAAAAAGACAACCGGCTTCTGCAATGGACCTTCGTAAAGTCACAGCAGACAGAAGGACTGCCTGCTGCGGCAATTTTCTATGTAAAAGACTCAGAATAA
- a CDS encoding leucine-rich repeat protein, whose amino-acid sequence MKTKLLKLLALLFAGVMFSGCHGEEKKEIITCKPENFKEKISSLESGGTYNVAVKGTVSNYNSFIKNVQAALSQDKSVKIYLDLSETEGLKTFNSAASNLLGISLPASIKELNYNSLKGKNLRYVDFPKGNQYYTVVDKNSIYNTKYKSLIAVLQTAKELDVPEGTNSIEGFVIYYLNSLEKVSLPSTITQIQVGNFDYCNNLTSVTGKINTSSIYSIFEECPNLKLVDLRGSTFKDVDSCFLGLGKVQVKLPETVERIYSSFNGLADTEITLPKNVSCIIKSFEKTELSDIKLPENLKELVHSFNNCSKLKTIEFGENLELLLGGFDSCAELKSITLPASIKRITPECMIIGKDPVKRSEWNFNIDLEDKTKWFYMSEKRVYDLGVSYNVILEKPVESEILSSPEALGNFVNNLKTAEGIKENDKIYGDSYQINGIWKNGYDIYVHGYDYYR is encoded by the coding sequence GTGAAAACTAAGCTTTTAAAATTACTGGCATTATTATTTGCAGGGGTAATGTTTTCTGGATGTCATGGAGAAGAAAAAAAAGAAATCATTACATGTAAACCTGAAAATTTTAAGGAAAAGATTTCCAGCCTTGAATCAGGCGGTACTTACAATGTTGCTGTAAAAGGTACAGTAAGTAATTATAATTCTTTTATTAAAAATGTACAGGCTGCCTTAAGCCAGGATAAGAGTGTCAAAATTTATCTCGATTTATCAGAGACAGAAGGATTAAAAACTTTTAACTCTGCTGCTTCTAATTTGCTCGGTATATCATTGCCGGCATCAATAAAAGAATTAAATTATAATAGTCTGAAGGGAAAGAATTTACGGTATGTTGATTTTCCAAAAGGCAATCAATATTATACGGTTGTAGATAAAAATTCTATTTATAATACTAAATATAAATCGCTGATTGCTGTTTTACAGACTGCAAAAGAATTGGATGTTCCTGAAGGAACGAACAGTATAGAAGGTTTTGTAATTTATTATTTAAATTCACTTGAAAAGGTTTCTTTACCATCTACTATAACACAAATACAAGTGGGAAATTTTGATTATTGTAATAATCTTACTTCCGTAACAGGAAAAATAAATACTTCATCGATTTATAGCATCTTTGAAGAATGTCCTAATCTAAAATTAGTAGATCTTAGAGGAAGTACTTTTAAGGATGTAGATTCATGTTTTTTAGGATTAGGAAAGGTTCAGGTAAAACTGCCGGAAACTGTTGAGAGAATTTATTCATCATTTAATGGATTGGCAGATACAGAAATTACTCTGCCGAAAAATGTATCCTGTATAATTAAGTCCTTTGAAAAGACTGAACTTTCAGATATTAAATTGCCTGAAAATCTCAAGGAACTTGTTCATTCATTTAATAACTGCAGCAAATTAAAGACAATTGAATTTGGAGAAAATCTTGAACTTTTATTAGGAGGATTTGATTCTTGTGCTGAATTAAAATCTATAACACTTCCGGCAAGTATTAAACGTATTACTCCTGAATGTATGATAATTGGCAAAGATCCTGTAAAAAGAAGTGAATGGAATTTTAATATAGACCTTGAAGATAAAACTAAATGGTTTTATATGTCGGAAAAACGTGTATATGATTTGGGGGTTTCGTACAATGTTATTTTGGAAAAACCTGTAGAAAGTGAAATACTTTCTTCCCCTGAAGCTTTAGGAAACTTCGTAAATAACCTGAAAACTGCAGAAGGAATTAAAGAAAACGATAAGATTTATGGAGATAGTTATCAGATTAATGGTATCTGGAAAAATGGGTATGACATTTATGTACATGGATATGATTATTATCGCTGA